In Candidatus Avedoeria danica, the following are encoded in one genomic region:
- a CDS encoding FAD-dependent thymidylate synthase, with product MGGAARWSLPVHDHGLVALVDVMPRLIPEGQTADYAIVQAARVSYGVGTKRVNEDRGLIRYLLRHRHTTPFEMIEFKFHCRMPIFVARQWIRHRTANVNEYSARYSVVPELFYRPTVDNIRQQSKSNRQGSEALPVDDATAEAFLDYLDAIERQYKSYEDLLDRGVTREQARMGLPQSVYTEWYWKCDLHNLFHFLALRMDAHAQAEIRDYANAMFALVRGVVPIAAEAFVDYRLGAVTLSRLEVEALRSGGALGTDNGRERAEWAEKRSALQSTPPS from the coding sequence ATGGGCGGCGCCGCGCGCTGGTCCCTGCCGGTCCACGACCACGGCTTGGTGGCCCTCGTCGACGTCATGCCGCGCCTGATCCCCGAGGGCCAGACGGCGGACTACGCGATCGTCCAAGCCGCCCGCGTGAGCTACGGCGTCGGGACGAAGCGCGTGAACGAGGACCGCGGCCTGATCCGCTACCTCCTCCGCCACCGCCACACGACGCCATTCGAGATGATCGAGTTCAAGTTCCACTGCCGCATGCCGATCTTCGTCGCCCGCCAGTGGATCCGCCACCGCACCGCCAACGTGAACGAGTACTCGGCGCGCTATTCGGTCGTGCCCGAGCTGTTCTACCGACCGACCGTCGACAACATCCGCCAACAGTCCAAATCGAACCGCCAGGGCAGCGAGGCGCTGCCGGTGGACGACGCGACGGCGGAGGCGTTCCTGGACTACCTGGATGCGATCGAGCGCCAGTACAAGTCCTACGAAGACCTGCTGGACCGCGGCGTCACGCGCGAGCAGGCGCGCATGGGCCTGCCGCAGAGCGTGTACACGGAGTGGTACTGGAAGTGCGACCTCCACAACCTGTTCCACTTCCTGGCGCTACGGATGGACGCCCACGCGCAGGCGGAGATCCGAGACTACGCGAACGCGATGTTCGCCCTGGTGCGGGGGGTGGTCCCGATCGCGGCGGAGGCGTTCGTGGATTACCGGTTGGGGGCGGTGACGTTGTCGCGGTTGGAGGTGGAGGCGTTGCGGTCGGGGGGGGCGTTGGGGACGGATAACGGGCGGGAACGGGCGGAATGGGCGGAGAAGCGATCCGCGTTGCAGTCCACCCCACCGTCCTGA
- a CDS encoding tetratricopeptide repeat protein, with translation MSPAEPPPVRPHLTLLHSFALVPSPCPGPGSVPTRTAAPLDTFGTRQEERLLAYLALRPGVARSRDSIVATFWPDLETGKARKLLSLYLFKLNERLARSGVVDAIEDTRETLRLSPAIRTDAQAFAELVLAGTVAHSPIERTQHLQAAVELYGDGLLPAYDYPWVTEQRAQMEVLYRHAVTSLAALLDPSGRMQDLLDAMPPAAWKGLARLGGRGSAGSDVEAADTSASDPPDGADEDDPADGAGGDADSIDAADAADTTGRRKRAIADPSAAATAPPDAHALATFVRDAAATLRGAHHRAAVERLSERIDDLRAVLVQRPTVASFPVQLGIAADVWRFWYLTRRVPEGRTYLERLLASGLDAPPDIRAAALHAAGTLANLEGDRAIGIPRLQAAAELWHLLGDDQALLRTVVNLALARHDAGEFEAARAIHDQAIRLARRLGEEGSLARALFNSALTALKLGDHRAARALLQEQLALPMAALDPRLRGVSHAHLATAALIEGDRAAARAEAETALEALALALAPDPSALAIAWCVMGRVDYLDGRLEAAISALDTSIDQARAAKDMALTGMVLGYLALVYERLGQPDMAARCTMNATMLMRSAGADELVGRFVGGDARVLPADAGEREPAPGRDAQ, from the coding sequence ATGTCCCCGGCCGAGCCGCCCCCCGTCCGTCCCCACCTGACCCTCCTCCACTCCTTCGCCCTCGTCCCGTCCCCGTGCCCCGGCCCCGGCTCCGTTCCGACGCGGACCGCCGCGCCCCTGGACACCTTCGGAACCCGCCAAGAAGAACGACTCCTCGCCTACCTGGCCCTCCGCCCGGGCGTGGCACGCAGCCGGGACAGCATCGTCGCCACGTTCTGGCCGGACCTGGAGACGGGCAAGGCGCGCAAGCTGTTGTCGCTCTACCTGTTCAAGTTGAATGAGCGGCTGGCGCGGTCGGGCGTGGTGGATGCCATCGAGGACACGCGGGAGACGCTGCGGCTCTCGCCGGCCATCCGGACGGACGCGCAGGCGTTTGCCGAACTCGTCCTGGCGGGAACGGTGGCGCATTCGCCCATCGAGCGAACGCAGCACCTGCAGGCCGCCGTCGAGCTGTACGGCGACGGGCTGCTGCCGGCATACGACTACCCGTGGGTGACGGAGCAGCGCGCGCAGATGGAGGTGCTGTACCGGCACGCCGTGACCAGCTTGGCGGCACTGCTCGACCCGTCAGGGCGGATGCAGGATCTGCTGGACGCCATGCCGCCGGCCGCCTGGAAGGGGCTCGCGCGGCTGGGCGGCCGAGGGTCGGCGGGATCCGATGTCGAGGCTGCGGATACGTCGGCGTCCGACCCGCCGGACGGTGCGGACGAGGACGATCCGGCGGATGGGGCAGGTGGCGACGCCGACAGCATCGATGCCGCCGATGCCGCCGACACGACGGGGCGACGCAAACGCGCGATCGCCGATCCGTCCGCCGCGGCCACCGCCCCTCCGGACGCCCATGCACTCGCCACCTTCGTCCGCGATGCCGCCGCGACGCTGCGCGGCGCGCATCATCGGGCGGCGGTCGAGCGCCTGTCCGAACGGATCGACGACCTGCGCGCCGTGCTGGTGCAGCGGCCCACCGTCGCGTCGTTCCCGGTCCAGCTCGGCATCGCCGCCGACGTGTGGCGCTTCTGGTACCTGACCCGACGCGTGCCCGAAGGGCGAACGTATCTGGAGCGGCTCCTGGCGTCCGGGCTGGACGCACCACCTGACATCCGGGCGGCCGCGCTCCACGCCGCCGGCACGCTGGCCAACCTCGAGGGCGATCGGGCGATCGGGATCCCGCGCCTGCAGGCGGCAGCCGAGCTCTGGCACTTGCTTGGCGACGACCAAGCGTTGCTGCGCACCGTCGTCAACCTCGCCTTGGCCCGCCACGACGCCGGCGAGTTCGAGGCAGCGCGGGCGATCCACGACCAGGCGATTCGCCTCGCCCGGCGCCTGGGCGAGGAAGGGTCGCTGGCGCGCGCCCTGTTCAACAGCGCGCTGACCGCACTCAAGCTCGGCGACCACCGCGCCGCACGCGCCCTGTTGCAGGAGCAGTTGGCCCTGCCGATGGCGGCCCTCGACCCGCGCCTGCGCGGCGTGTCGCACGCCCACCTGGCGACCGCAGCGCTGATCGAGGGCGACCGGGCGGCGGCCCGTGCGGAGGCGGAAACGGCGCTCGAAGCGCTGGCGTTGGCGCTGGCGCCCGATCCGAGCGCATTGGCGATCGCGTGGTGCGTGATGGGCCGCGTCGACTACCTCGACGGCCGGCTGGAGGCGGCGATCAGCGCGCTCGACACGAGCATCGACCAAGCCCGCGCCGCCAAGGACATGGCCTTGACGGGCATGGTTCTTGGCTACCTCGCCTTGGTCTACGAGCGCCTCGGGCAACCCGACATGGCCGCCCGGTGCACGATGAATGCGACGATGCTGATGCGGAGCGCGGGGGCGGATGAGTTGGTGGGGCGGTTTGTGGGAGGGGACGCCCGCGTGTTGCCGGCGGACGCGGGTGAGAGGGAGCCGGCCCCAGGACGAGATGCGCAGTAG
- a CDS encoding VOC family protein: MDLGAFSISLTVKDLAASRAFYDKLGFTTMGGDAAQGWLILKNGDHIIGLFQGMFEKNMLTFNPGWDQNAQPMAEFTDVRELQRRLKAQGVTFMTEADESTTGPGSFVVVDPDGNPVLVDQHR; this comes from the coding sequence ATGGATCTCGGCGCGTTTTCGATCAGCCTGACGGTGAAAGATCTGGCGGCGTCACGGGCCTTCTACGACAAGCTGGGCTTCACCACCATGGGCGGCGACGCGGCGCAAGGCTGGCTGATCCTGAAGAACGGTGACCACATCATCGGGCTGTTCCAAGGGATGTTCGAGAAGAACATGCTGACGTTCAACCCCGGCTGGGACCAGAACGCCCAGCCCATGGCGGAGTTCACCGACGTCCGCGAGCTGCAACGCCGGCTGAAGGCGCAGGGCGTGACGTTCATGACGGAGGCGGATGAGAGCACGACGGGGCCGGGGAGCTTCGTGGTGGTGGATCCGGATGGGAATCCGGTGTTGGTGGATCAGCATCGGTAG
- a CDS encoding thioredoxin family protein, whose amino-acid sequence MVTAATAIVLATALASFATASIAAAHPNARPIAQPGGPPGDGAPQVTIRVLPQKDAARPGDQLALAVVLDHDVGLHSWPIRRDLVVPPEFTAVLGETFIDSVIPTEFEVVTKPDSATFWPVQAPVTRTVDVYYTGSQVPLQVYAGRAIAFLPLQIDPGAAAGEAAFDVRVQYQACDETQCFAPVNETFRAVVRIDPAAAPPPADAAIFGAFDPTVFGTAPDGGSVVDVPRGPVNFSVFGRSFSIDPDGPLGLTFLLLVAALGGFLLNLTPCVLPVIPLKIMGMSRAAGQHHPRRMLLLGTTMSLGVIGFWLAIGGAIAFVSGFDAISSLFQTSWFSFVVGAFVAVMAIGMLGVFSVQLPQSVYRFNPGQETVHGSFLFGILTAVLSTPCTAPFMGSAAAWAATQRPSITLTTFAAIGLGMALPYFILTAKPGLVRKVPRTGAASDLVKQVMGLFMLAVAAFFLGIPLAGAFQRPPDPASRAYWWVVAFFVVAACVWTAWRTFKITTNTTRRAVFGGLGLLGAAAMLAITPGLASHGPIAWTYYTPERFEEARAAGNVVVMDFTAEWCLNCKALEAGVLHQDSVVALLEGDNVIPMKVDLTGDNPEGKAKLKELQWVGIPLLAIFGPGADVGYEAGGAMKYDTYTVQTVMEAVAKAGGQP is encoded by the coding sequence TTGGTCACCGCTGCAACCGCGATCGTCCTCGCGACAGCCCTCGCCTCTTTCGCGACGGCCTCCATCGCCGCCGCCCATCCGAACGCTCGCCCCATCGCCCAACCCGGCGGCCCGCCCGGCGACGGCGCGCCGCAGGTGACGATCCGCGTCCTGCCCCAGAAGGACGCCGCCCGCCCCGGCGACCAGCTGGCGCTGGCCGTCGTCCTGGATCATGACGTCGGGCTGCACTCGTGGCCGATCCGGCGCGACCTCGTGGTCCCGCCGGAGTTCACGGCGGTGCTGGGCGAGACGTTCATCGACAGCGTCATCCCGACGGAATTCGAGGTCGTGACGAAGCCGGACTCGGCGACGTTCTGGCCCGTACAGGCGCCGGTGACGCGGACCGTCGATGTCTATTACACCGGGTCGCAGGTGCCCCTCCAGGTCTACGCCGGGCGAGCGATCGCCTTTCTGCCGCTGCAGATCGACCCCGGCGCGGCCGCGGGCGAGGCGGCATTCGACGTGCGGGTCCAGTACCAGGCGTGCGACGAGACGCAGTGCTTCGCACCGGTGAACGAGACGTTCCGCGCCGTCGTCCGGATCGACCCCGCCGCCGCCCCGCCGCCGGCCGACGCGGCCATCTTCGGCGCGTTCGACCCGACGGTGTTCGGCACGGCGCCCGACGGCGGGAGCGTCGTCGACGTGCCGCGCGGTCCGGTGAACTTCAGCGTCTTCGGCCGGAGCTTCTCGATCGACCCCGACGGCCCGCTCGGCCTGACGTTCCTCCTGCTCGTCGCCGCGCTCGGCGGCTTCCTGTTGAACCTGACGCCGTGCGTCCTGCCGGTCATCCCGCTGAAGATCATGGGCATGAGCCGCGCCGCCGGCCAGCACCACCCGCGCCGCATGCTGCTGCTCGGGACGACGATGAGCCTCGGCGTCATCGGCTTCTGGCTGGCGATCGGCGGTGCGATCGCGTTCGTCAGCGGCTTCGACGCGATCAGCTCGCTCTTCCAGACGAGCTGGTTCTCGTTCGTCGTCGGGGCGTTCGTGGCAGTGATGGCCATCGGGATGCTCGGCGTGTTCAGCGTCCAGCTGCCGCAGTCCGTCTACCGCTTCAACCCGGGCCAGGAGACGGTCCATGGATCGTTCCTGTTCGGCATCCTGACCGCCGTCCTGTCGACGCCGTGCACCGCGCCGTTCATGGGCAGCGCGGCCGCCTGGGCCGCCACGCAGCGGCCGTCCATCACGCTGACGACGTTCGCCGCCATCGGCCTCGGGATGGCGCTGCCGTACTTCATCCTCACCGCCAAGCCGGGCTTGGTGCGCAAGGTGCCGCGGACCGGGGCGGCGAGCGACCTCGTCAAGCAGGTGATGGGCCTGTTCATGCTCGCCGTCGCCGCTTTCTTCCTGGGCATCCCGCTCGCCGGCGCCTTCCAGCGCCCACCGGATCCCGCCAGCCGCGCCTACTGGTGGGTGGTCGCGTTCTTCGTCGTAGCCGCCTGCGTTTGGACGGCCTGGCGGACTTTCAAGATCACGACGAACACGACGCGCCGCGCGGTCTTCGGCGGCCTCGGCCTGCTCGGCGCCGCGGCGATGCTGGCGATCACCCCCGGCCTCGCCAGCCACGGCCCGATCGCCTGGACGTACTACACGCCCGAGCGGTTCGAGGAGGCGCGCGCGGCGGGCAACGTCGTCGTCATGGATTTCACCGCCGAGTGGTGCCTGAACTGCAAGGCCCTCGAGGCCGGCGTGTTGCACCAGGACAGCGTCGTCGCGCTGCTGGAAGGCGACAACGTGATCCCGATGAAGGTCGACCTGACGGGCGACAACCCCGAAGGCAAGGCCAAGCTGAAGGAGCTGCAGTGGGTGGGCATCCCGCTGCTGGCGATCTTCGGCCCGGGCGCGGACGTGGGGTACGAGGCGGGCGGGGCGATGAAGTACGACACGTATACGGTGCAGACGGTGATGGAGGCGGTGGCGAAGGCGGGGGGGCAGCCGTGA
- a CDS encoding sigma-70 family RNA polymerase sigma factor gives MAESPAPQTLQASARDCAPLSPTPLAQVSDEALVSAALDGDPAAFPELVERWWRPVYRTSWRLVGHPEDAQDLTQEAFLRAYAALSHFDPQYRFGGWITRIATNLCLNFRRRRARASVVGPSSDAADAYFERLPDDGDEVSPEEQAADGELGAQLWQAVEALPDDYRTVIVLRHVTELSYEEIAETLQLPMGTVKSRLARARRMLGEAMGGA, from the coding sequence ATGGCCGAGTCGCCCGCGCCGCAAACCCTTCAAGCCTCCGCCCGTGACTGCGCCCCACTTTCGCCCACGCCCCTTGCACAGGTGTCGGACGAGGCGCTGGTGTCGGCTGCGCTCGACGGCGACCCGGCGGCGTTTCCAGAACTCGTCGAGCGGTGGTGGCGGCCGGTCTATCGCACCAGCTGGCGCCTCGTCGGCCACCCGGAGGACGCGCAGGATCTGACGCAGGAAGCGTTCCTGCGCGCCTACGCCGCGCTGTCCCATTTCGATCCGCAGTACCGCTTCGGCGGCTGGATCACGCGCATCGCCACCAACCTCTGCCTGAACTTCCGCCGGCGCCGCGCCCGCGCGTCCGTCGTCGGCCCGTCCAGCGACGCCGCCGATGCGTACTTCGAGCGCCTGCCCGACGACGGCGACGAGGTCTCGCCCGAGGAACAAGCCGCCGACGGCGAACTCGGCGCGCAGCTCTGGCAGGCCGTCGAGGCGCTGCCGGACGACTACCGAACGGTCATCGTCCTGCGCCACGTGACGGAGCTGAGCTACGAGGAGATCGCGGAAACGCTGCAGCTGCCGATGGGGACGGTGAAGAGCCGTCTGGCGCGGGCGCGGCGGATGTTGGGGGAGGCGATGGGGGGGGCGTAG
- a CDS encoding DEAD/DEAH box helicase, producing the protein MFTPGNPLIVQSDRSVLVEVDSPRYDEVRDRLARFAELEKSPEHIHTYRITPLSLWNAAASGMQAQGVVATLAEYGKYDLPENVRRDILDQMSRYGRLKLVKDGADLFVVANDEALITEICNHKAIRALIAARPERFRVAIEPAMRGPVKQALLKIGYPPEDLAGYVEGERFEIALRDTSIATALPFRLREYQSEAADIFYADGAAHGGSGVIVLPCGAGKTVVGLGIMAAVNASTLIISPSTVAARQWIEEIVDKTDVPRESVGEYSGEVKSIRSITITTYQTLTYHRSSGAYPHLSIFNEREWGLIIYDEVHLLPAPVFRATADIQARRRLGLTATLVREDGRADDVFALIGPKKYDVPWKDLERQGWIATADCTEIRIDLPEAQRMAYAVAEERLKYAVAAQNPVKVDLVGDLLAKHEDDTVLIIGQYIEQLETIAQRYDIPLVTGKTSTAERERRYRELREGTAKRLVVSKVANFAIDLPDANVAIQVSGTFGSRQEEAQRLGRILRPKSDGGQAHFYTLVSRDTRDQEFAANRQMFLTEQGYRYRILYGHEVAAFEPERAAERAAAS; encoded by the coding sequence ATGTTCACCCCCGGCAACCCCCTCATCGTCCAATCCGACCGCAGCGTCCTCGTCGAGGTGGACAGCCCGCGCTACGACGAGGTGCGCGACCGCTTGGCGCGGTTCGCCGAGCTCGAGAAGTCGCCCGAGCACATCCACACCTACCGCATCACGCCGCTGTCCTTGTGGAACGCGGCGGCCAGCGGCATGCAGGCGCAGGGCGTCGTGGCGACGCTGGCCGAGTACGGCAAGTACGATCTGCCCGAGAACGTCCGGCGCGACATCCTCGACCAGATGTCGCGCTACGGGCGCCTGAAGCTCGTCAAGGACGGCGCCGATCTGTTCGTCGTTGCCAACGATGAGGCGCTGATCACCGAGATCTGCAACCACAAGGCGATCCGCGCCCTCATCGCCGCGCGCCCCGAGCGCTTCCGCGTGGCGATCGAGCCGGCGATGCGCGGGCCGGTGAAGCAGGCGCTGCTCAAGATCGGCTACCCGCCCGAGGACTTGGCCGGCTATGTCGAGGGCGAGCGGTTCGAGATCGCGCTGCGCGACACGTCGATCGCGACGGCGCTGCCGTTCAGGCTGCGGGAGTACCAGAGCGAGGCGGCGGACATCTTCTACGCGGACGGCGCGGCGCACGGCGGCAGCGGGGTGATCGTCCTGCCGTGCGGGGCGGGCAAGACGGTCGTCGGGCTCGGGATCATGGCCGCCGTGAACGCCAGCACGCTGATCATCTCGCCGAGCACCGTGGCGGCGCGGCAGTGGATCGAGGAGATCGTCGACAAGACGGACGTCCCGCGCGAGTCCGTCGGCGAGTACAGCGGCGAGGTGAAGTCCATCCGGTCCATCACGATCACGACCTATCAGACGCTCACGTACCATCGGAGCAGCGGCGCCTACCCGCACCTGAGCATCTTCAACGAGCGCGAGTGGGGCCTGATCATCTACGACGAGGTCCACCTCCTTCCGGCCCCCGTCTTCCGCGCGACCGCGGACATCCAGGCCCGCCGCCGCCTCGGCCTCACCGCCACCCTCGTGCGCGAGGACGGCCGTGCGGACGACGTCTTCGCGCTGATCGGCCCCAAGAAGTACGACGTGCCGTGGAAGGACCTCGAGCGCCAGGGCTGGATCGCCACCGCGGACTGCACGGAGATCCGCATCGATCTGCCCGAGGCGCAGCGGATGGCGTACGCGGTGGCCGAGGAGCGCCTCAAGTACGCCGTCGCCGCCCAGAACCCGGTCAAGGTCGACCTCGTCGGCGACTTGCTGGCCAAGCACGAAGACGACACCGTGCTCATCATCGGCCAGTACATCGAACAGCTCGAGACGATCGCCCAGCGCTACGACATCCCGCTCGTCACCGGCAAGACGTCGACGGCCGAGCGCGAGCGGCGCTACCGCGAGTTGCGCGAGGGCACGGCCAAGCGACTCGTCGTCTCCAAGGTGGCCAACTTCGCGATCGACCTGCCGGACGCGAACGTGGCCATCCAGGTGAGCGGGACGTTCGGCAGCCGCCAGGAGGAGGCGCAGCGGCTCGGGCGCATCCTGCGGCCGAAGAGCGACGGCGGCCAGGCGCACTTCTATACCTTGGTCAGCCGCGATACGCGCGACCAGGAGTTCGCGGCCAACCGGCAGATGTTCCTGACGGAGCAGGGGTATCGGTATCGGATTCTGTATGGGCACGAGGTGGCGGCGTTCGAGCCGGAGCGGGCGGCTGAGCGAGCGGCGGCGTCATGA
- a CDS encoding helicase-associated domain-containing protein encodes MNAGANVVAFRLNELGRHVLGSSASSAKKRGAAAGRGSAAPDAAADAEHGARIVVQPNFHIMAIGPVPVAQLMRLERFADRVGTDRVLEYALTRASVYRGQQDGLSGGQIVAALAELSGADVPQNVARSIDEWQQLHETIVVHRRAVLVQAADAALMGRVAAGGGVGGVGVVSVPSVVVVSAVSAVEVEAMRRWRASSTRHAWRPRSIGSG; translated from the coding sequence GTGAACGCCGGCGCGAACGTCGTCGCGTTCCGCCTGAACGAGCTCGGGCGGCACGTGCTCGGTTCGTCGGCCTCGTCGGCGAAGAAGCGGGGCGCGGCTGCCGGGCGCGGATCCGCCGCACCGGACGCCGCCGCCGACGCCGAGCACGGCGCCCGGATCGTCGTGCAGCCCAACTTCCACATCATGGCGATCGGCCCGGTGCCGGTGGCGCAGCTCATGCGCCTCGAGCGCTTCGCCGACCGGGTCGGCACGGACCGCGTGCTGGAGTACGCGCTCACGCGCGCGAGCGTCTACCGCGGCCAGCAGGACGGCCTGTCCGGGGGGCAGATCGTGGCGGCGCTGGCCGAGCTGTCCGGCGCGGACGTGCCGCAGAACGTGGCGCGCAGCATCGACGAGTGGCAGCAGCTGCATGAGACGATCGTCGTCCACCGGCGGGCGGTGCTGGTGCAGGCGGCGGATGCGGCGCTGATGGGGCGGGTGGCGGCGGGGGGCGGGGTCGGCGGGGTCGGCGTCGTGTCGGTGCCGTCGGTGGTGGTGGTGTCGGCGGTGTCAGCGGTGGAGGTGGAGGCGATGCGCCGTTGGCGCGCGTCGTCGACCCGGCACGCCTGGCGGCCACGTTCGATCGGCTCGGGCTAG
- a CDS encoding cytochrome c — protein MWFNATAGNARFHTYTFQQRMGATIDWFRVLNAREREDRFKIWGLINNPFCCEPGSPGCPAKSLEETFGLDWCEGDDELLPFVGQEGYRDPACDFEDAPLAPDDVHGTTDQRESACGLAFGTSAGAMGLRKFPNPRFDREAWLATTGSPATWEGFGSPLDGAIGDNRLADGSIEPPFLIGMACGACHIAFDPLNPPADPAKPEWANLDGLVGNQYARFSEIMASGMPTNSIEWQIFVPARPGATDTSAVPNDGVSNPGTQNALINLGQRPVHPHDVVKWRKAAACPAGADERSCWCEPGRTGKCWERSRQTEDVHNILKGGEDSIGAREAVQRVFFNIGSCAEACWVNHLTDLRQPDPKQRGYGQTPFDIGQCRRDCPNFRAVEDRLDDIVHFLLTARPSDLYVARGLPDEAALETELDAEFAADFGAPTGAVARGRAVFTETCAGCHSSQNVDADGEAHPTEDYRATLDGRPDLRLDWLGSDEPIPAQEVGTFRGRSLHSNHMAGHVWEEYGSDTLRARPADPAIREPSDGGRGYYRVPSLLSVWAHAPLLHNNAMGPELCGGASPARELYRSPYVDAAGKPLADPPPCWPYDPSVAGRFALFKASVADLLNPDARKLKTMLLSEDIVRAFSPALADDADDADDADDAKLRLAIRIPQGVPVAMIGSLDYKRLLADLVRTRTARAELTADLQARYGDEAPGLLAELDGIATAVVADPTGVIDAFGDHMDAILRLYASNTMYLENEGHTFGEDLSPADKAALTAFLATL, from the coding sequence ATCTGGTTCAACGCCACGGCCGGCAACGCGCGCTTCCACACGTACACGTTCCAGCAGCGGATGGGCGCCACGATCGACTGGTTCCGGGTGCTGAACGCGCGCGAGCGGGAGGATCGCTTCAAGATCTGGGGGCTGATCAACAACCCGTTCTGCTGCGAGCCCGGTTCGCCCGGCTGCCCGGCGAAGTCGCTCGAGGAAACGTTCGGCCTGGACTGGTGCGAGGGGGACGACGAGCTGCTGCCGTTCGTCGGCCAAGAGGGCTATCGCGACCCGGCGTGCGACTTCGAGGACGCGCCGCTCGCGCCGGACGACGTCCACGGCACGACGGACCAGCGCGAGAGCGCGTGCGGCCTGGCGTTCGGGACGTCGGCGGGGGCGATGGGGCTGCGGAAGTTCCCGAACCCGCGGTTCGATCGTGAAGCGTGGCTGGCGACGACCGGGTCGCCGGCGACGTGGGAAGGGTTCGGCAGCCCGCTCGATGGTGCGATCGGCGACAACCGCCTGGCGGACGGCTCGATCGAGCCGCCGTTCCTCATCGGCATGGCGTGCGGCGCGTGCCACATCGCGTTCGATCCCTTGAATCCGCCCGCCGACCCGGCCAAGCCCGAGTGGGCGAACCTGGACGGGCTCGTCGGCAACCAGTACGCCCGCTTCTCCGAGATCATGGCCTCCGGGATGCCGACGAACAGCATCGAGTGGCAGATCTTCGTCCCGGCCCGCCCCGGCGCCACGGACACGTCGGCCGTCCCGAACGACGGCGTGTCGAACCCCGGCACGCAGAACGCGCTCATCAACCTCGGCCAGCGGCCCGTCCATCCGCACGACGTCGTGAAGTGGCGCAAGGCGGCGGCCTGCCCGGCGGGGGCGGACGAGCGCAGCTGCTGGTGCGAGCCGGGGCGGACGGGCAAGTGCTGGGAGCGCAGCCGGCAGACGGAGGACGTCCACAACATCCTGAAGGGCGGCGAGGACAGCATCGGCGCCCGCGAGGCCGTGCAGCGTGTCTTCTTTAATATCGGCAGCTGCGCCGAAGCGTGCTGGGTGAACCACCTGACGGACCTGCGCCAGCCGGATCCCAAGCAGCGCGGCTACGGCCAGACGCCGTTCGACATCGGCCAGTGCCGGCGCGACTGCCCGAACTTCCGCGCCGTCGAGGACCGGCTGGACGATATCGTCCACTTCCTCCTCACCGCCCGCCCGTCCGACTTGTACGTCGCCCGCGGCCTGCCGGACGAGGCGGCGCTCGAAACCGAGCTCGACGCCGAGTTCGCGGCCGACTTCGGCGCGCCGACGGGCGCCGTGGCGCGCGGGCGCGCCGTGTTCACCGAAACGTGCGCCGGGTGCCACTCCTCGCAGAACGTCGATGCGGACGGAGAGGCCCATCCGACGGAGGACTACCGCGCCACGCTCGATGGCCGTCCGGACCTCCGCCTGGACTGGCTGGGCAGCGACGAGCCGATACCGGCACAGGAGGTCGGGACGTTCCGCGGCCGGTCCCTCCACTCCAACCACATGGCCGGCCACGTCTGGGAGGAGTACGGCTCGGACACGCTCCGCGCCCGCCCGGCCGACCCCGCGATCCGCGAGCCGAGCGACGGCGGGCGCGGGTACTACCGCGTCCCGTCCCTGCTGAGCGTCTGGGCGCACGCGCCGCTCCTGCACAACAACGCGATGGGGCCGGAGCTTTGCGGCGGCGCCTCGCCCGCGCGCGAGCTCTACCGCTCACCTTACGTCGATGCCGCCGGCAAGCCGTTGGCCGACCCGCCGCCGTGCTGGCCGTACGACCCGTCCGTGGCGGGCCGGTTCGCGCTCTTCAAAGCATCCGTGGCCGACCTGCTGAACCCCGACGCGCGGAAGTTGAAGACGATGCTCCTCAGCGAGGACATCGTCCGCGCCTTCAGCCCAGCCCTCGCGGACGACGCGGACGACGCGGACGACGCGGACGACGCCAAGCTCCGGCTTGCCATCCGAATTCCACAGGGCGTGCCGGTGGCGATGATCGGCAGCCTCGACTACAAACGCCTGCTGGCCGACCTCGTGCGCACCCGTACGGCGCGTGCCGAACTGACCGCCGACCTGCAAGCGCGCTACGGCGACGAAGCCCCCGGCCTGCTCGCCGAGCTGGACGGGATCGCCACGGCCGTCGTGGCCGACCCGACGGGCGTGATCGACGCCTTCGGCGACCACATGGACGCGATCCTGCGTCTGTACGCCAGCAACACGATGTACCTCGAGAACGAGGGCCACACGTTCGGCGAGGATCTATCGCCGGCGGACAAGGCGGCGCTGACGGCGTTCCTGGCGACGCTGTAA